A genomic stretch from Schistosoma haematobium chromosome 4, whole genome shotgun sequence includes:
- the ABCB1_5 gene encoding Multidrug resistance protein 1 (EggNog:ENOG410V57E~COG:Q) translates to MGSTLTDFIKNLSGFIVGIIINFAVGWKLALVACAILPIIGAVFGCFGFLMKYFTRKEIVAYARAGAVAGEVLEAIRTVVAFGGEKRELKRYREQLGTAEKAGLKKVVASGAVNGTIGLTVFCSTALLFWYGFKLIVNEDYDAGAIVTIFVNVLLGSVFLGNALPSFQYFMNAQASATEIYSIIERVPEIDKDCHGRLIQNFSGNVTFRNVSFAYPSRPDIAVLKNFSLSIKSGQTVALVGPSGSGKSTVVHMLQRFYDPTKGEVCSTLK, encoded by the exons ATGGGTTCAACATTGACCGATTTCATTAAAAACTTGTCTGGATTCATAGTAGGTATTATAATTAACTTCGCAGTGGGGTGGAAACTTGCCTTGGTTGCTTGCGCTATACTGCCCATCATCGGTGCAGTTTTTGGGTGCTTTGGGTTTCTGATGAAATACTTCACCCGTAAGGAAATAGTTGCATACGCACGCGCTGGTGCTGTTGCCGGCGAAGTCCTAGAAGCTATACGCACCGTTGTTGCGTTCGGTGGAGAGAAAAGGGAGTTGAAAAGATACCGTGAGCAACTGGgaacggcagaaaaagctgggCTGAAGAAAGTAGTGGCATCAGGTGCAG TTAATGGGACAATTGGACTGACTGTGTTTTGTTCTACTGCTCTACTATTTTGGTATGGCTTTAAATTAATAGTAAATGAAGATTATGACGCTGGAGCTATTGTGACG ATTTTCGTGAATGTTCTTTTAGGAAGTGTTTTTCTGGGTAACGCTCTACCAAGTTTCCAATATTTTATGAACGCACAGGCGTCAGCCACTGAAATTTACAGTATTATCGAGCGT GTCCCGGAAATTGACAAAGACTGTCACGGAAGGCTGATTCAGAACTTTTCTGGGAACGTCACATTCAGAAATGTTTCTTTCGCATACCCAAGTCGACCAGATATTGCA GTTTTAAAGAATTTTAGTTTAAGCATCAAAAGTGGGCAAACCGTGGCATTGGTTGGACCGAGCGGTTCAGGGAAAAGTACCGTTGTTCATATGTTGCAAAGATTTTATGACCCAACGAAAGGCGAGGTATGCAGTACTTTGAAGTAG